In Marivivens aquimaris, one genomic interval encodes:
- a CDS encoding LysR family transcriptional regulator, with protein MPRNMDLTALRAFLTVAETGGVTRAAGLLNLTQSAVSMQLKRLEEALNLSLLDRSGRGIALTPSGEQLLGYAQRMLELNDEALGRLTANEYEGEIVLGVPHDIVYPVLPPILRQFATDFPRVQVKLISSFTSRMKAQFSRGEIDVLLTTEYDTPSDARCLCSIPLVWVGAPDGQAWKQRPLRLAHEGSCIFRSVTQRILDREDIPWEMALETDSARSSEATVSADLAVHSMLDGTWPQQLEPIDHGGTLPDLGVSNVNLYWSESRMPAVIAALAEMLTGGYGVMD; from the coding sequence GTGCCGCGAAACATGGACCTCACCGCCCTGCGCGCCTTTTTGACCGTTGCCGAAACGGGCGGCGTCACGCGGGCTGCGGGCCTGCTCAACCTGACACAATCTGCGGTCTCCATGCAGTTGAAAAGGCTGGAAGAAGCGCTGAACCTCAGCCTGCTGGATCGTAGCGGACGTGGCATCGCGTTGACCCCTTCGGGCGAGCAATTGTTGGGCTATGCGCAGCGGATGCTGGAACTGAATGACGAGGCGCTAGGCCGTTTGACGGCGAACGAATACGAGGGCGAGATCGTGCTCGGCGTGCCGCATGACATCGTCTACCCCGTTCTGCCGCCGATTCTGCGCCAGTTCGCGACGGATTTTCCGCGCGTGCAGGTGAAGCTGATCTCGTCCTTCACCAGCCGGATGAAAGCGCAGTTCTCTCGTGGAGAGATCGACGTTCTGCTGACCACCGAGTACGACACCCCGTCCGATGCGCGGTGCCTCTGCTCAATCCCGCTGGTCTGGGTGGGTGCGCCCGATGGACAGGCGTGGAAGCAGCGCCCGCTGCGACTTGCCCATGAAGGGTCGTGTATCTTTAGGTCCGTGACACAGCGCATCCTCGACCGTGAGGACATTCCGTGGGAAATGGCGCTGGAAACCGACTCCGCGCGTTCCTCCGAAGCGACGGTTTCCGCCGACCTTGCTGTACATTCTATGCTCGACGGCACTTGGCCCCAGCAGCTCGAACCGATCGACCACGGCGGCACCCTTCCCGACCTCGGCGTGTCGAACGTGAACCTTTACTGGTCCGAAAGCCGTATGCCCGCAGTCATCGCCGCACTGGCAGAGATGCTGACAGGCGGCTACGGCGTTATGGATTGA
- a CDS encoding DUF1127 domain-containing protein: MTFISIPMSRRQPIMQRLVSFVSRARAVARSRRQLAGLTDDQLCDIGLSRAEAVQEANRSVWDAEDAWYRARG, translated from the coding sequence ATGACCTTCATCTCTATCCCCATGTCGCGCCGCCAGCCTATCATGCAGCGCCTTGTTTCCTTTGTTTCGCGTGCCCGCGCCGTCGCCCGTTCGCGTCGCCAGCTTGCCGGTCTGACCGACGACCAGCTCTGCGATATCGGCCTGAGCCGTGCCGAAGCGGTGCAGGAAGCGAACCGTTCCGTTTGGGACGCCGAGGACGCATGGTATCGCGCGCGCGGATAA
- a CDS encoding Bax inhibitor-1/YccA family protein translates to MADFRTMRGTAGVRTAAIDEGLRAHMNKVYATMSVGTLLTFLVAWAVGTNPQLLSVLRDPMTLQPNILGWIVMFAPLGMIFMFGAAVNRLSAAGAQLFFYVFASVMGLSMAWIFVAFTGTSIAQVFLVTSIAFAGLSLYGYVTKRDLSAMGSFLVMGLIGILVAMIVNIFLASSALQFAITILGVLIFAGLTAYDTQKIKTDYIQHAHAMDQEWLGKAAIMGALNLYLDFINMFMFLLQLFGNRE, encoded by the coding sequence ATGGCTGATTTCCGCACGATGCGCGGCACTGCAGGTGTCCGCACCGCGGCAATTGACGAAGGGCTGCGCGCTCACATGAACAAGGTATACGCGACGATGTCTGTTGGCACGTTGCTGACCTTCCTCGTTGCATGGGCAGTGGGCACTAACCCGCAATTGCTCTCCGTGCTGCGCGACCCGATGACTCTGCAGCCGAACATCCTTGGTTGGATCGTCATGTTCGCGCCGCTCGGCATGATCTTCATGTTTGGCGCTGCGGTTAACCGCCTCTCCGCCGCCGGTGCGCAGCTGTTCTTCTACGTCTTCGCGTCCGTAATGGGCCTGTCGATGGCTTGGATCTTCGTCGCTTTCACCGGCACATCGATCGCGCAGGTATTCCTCGTTACGTCGATCGCATTCGCGGGTCTGTCGCTCTATGGCTACGTCACCAAGCGTGACCTGTCGGCAATGGGTTCGTTCCTCGTCATGGGCCTGATCGGTATTCTGGTCGCCATGATCGTGAACATCTTCCTTGCGTCGTCGGCTCTGCAGTTCGCGATCACCATCCTCGGTGTTCTGATCTTTGCTGGCCTGACCGCTTATGACACCCAGAAGATCAAGACCGACTACATCCAGCACGCACATGCGATGGATCAGGAATGGCTCGGCAAGGCTGCCATCATGGGCGCGCTGAACCTGTACCTCGACTTCATCAACATGTTCATGTTCCTGCTGCAACTGTTCGGCAACCGCGAATAA
- a CDS encoding 8-oxoguanine deaminase: MTPSIVIKNATILTMDDDGRELVGDILIEGGVITRIEKGIFAPNARIVQADGCLVTPGLVNTHHHLYQTLTRAVPGGQDALLFGWLKTLYPIWSRFGPEEMYVSASIGLAELALSGCTLTSDHLYLYPNGSRLDDTIAAAQDIGMRFHPTRGAMSIGESKGGLPPDSLVEDEVAILEDCIRVVDEFHDPSEGSMVRVGIAPCSPFSVSRDLMKDAALLARDKGVMLHTHLAENDEDIAYSLETFGCRPGQYAEDLGWTGPDVWHAHCVKLDGSEIEMFAHSRTGVAHCPCSNCRLGSGIAPLREMRDAGVPVGLGVDGSASNDAGNLIAEARQAMLLQRVAKGADAMSAREAMWIATRGGAEVLGRHDCGWLGVGQRADIAIWDMNGVEAAGSWDMAAILLAGPMQAKHVFVEGRQVVADGIVTTIDLPDMISRQNQLALALMD, encoded by the coding sequence ATGACACCCAGCATAGTCATTAAGAACGCAACCATCCTGACCATGGACGACGACGGGCGCGAACTCGTCGGCGATATCCTGATTGAAGGGGGAGTCATCACGCGCATCGAAAAGGGCATCTTTGCCCCAAACGCGCGGATCGTGCAGGCGGATGGTTGTCTGGTGACGCCGGGCCTCGTGAACACCCACCACCACCTCTACCAGACGCTGACCCGCGCTGTGCCGGGCGGTCAGGATGCGCTGCTGTTCGGGTGGCTCAAGACGCTCTATCCGATCTGGTCGCGTTTCGGGCCCGAGGAGATGTACGTCTCCGCCTCGATCGGCTTGGCGGAGCTGGCGTTGTCTGGCTGCACGCTGACGTCCGATCATCTTTACCTCTACCCCAACGGTTCGCGGCTAGATGACACCATCGCCGCGGCCCAGGACATCGGGATGCGCTTCCACCCGACACGCGGAGCGATGAGTATAGGCGAAAGCAAAGGCGGCCTCCCGCCCGACAGTCTGGTCGAGGACGAAGTTGCCATCCTCGAAGACTGCATCCGTGTCGTCGACGAATTCCATGACCCGAGCGAGGGCTCCATGGTGCGTGTCGGCATCGCGCCCTGTTCGCCGTTCTCGGTCAGCCGCGACCTGATGAAGGACGCCGCTCTGCTTGCGCGCGATAAGGGCGTGATGCTGCACACCCACCTTGCCGAAAACGACGAGGACATCGCCTATTCGCTCGAAACCTTCGGTTGCAGACCGGGGCAATACGCCGAAGACCTCGGCTGGACGGGGCCGGACGTCTGGCACGCGCACTGCGTAAAGCTCGATGGTTCGGAAATTGAAATGTTTGCCCACTCGCGGACAGGTGTTGCCCACTGCCCATGTTCGAATTGTCGCCTTGGCTCCGGCATCGCGCCGCTGCGCGAAATGCGGGATGCGGGCGTTCCGGTGGGCCTTGGGGTTGATGGATCGGCCAGCAACGACGCGGGCAACCTGATCGCCGAGGCGCGTCAGGCCATGCTGCTTCAGCGGGTGGCCAAGGGCGCCGACGCGATGAGCGCGCGCGAGGCGATGTGGATCGCAACGCGCGGCGGGGCAGAGGTTCTGGGCCGTCACGACTGCGGTTGGCTGGGTGTCGGGCAACGTGCTGACATCGCGATCTGGGACATGAACGGCGTTGAAGCCGCAGGAAGCTGGGACATGGCTGCTATTCTGCTCGCCGGTCCGATGCAGGCCAAACACGTTTTCGTCGAAGGACGTCAGGTTGTGGCGGACGGAATTGTGACAACCATAGACCTGCCCGATATGATATCACGCCAGAACCAACTGGCGCTGGCACTGATGGACTAG
- a CDS encoding CAP domain-containing protein has product MKKLLAAAGLSLLAGCQIVTIGPDGNVVAEAQEPVTITPATSGIGALLVAERKAQGLGPMEESPLLSRVAEAHAKDMLARGYFGHENPEGQSAWQRGTAAGYCSFVISENLGAGDITQAGMVAEWMASSGHRKNILDPRFARYGFARVEDYWVLMLAAAC; this is encoded by the coding sequence ATGAAAAAGCTACTCGCCGCGGCGGGCCTGAGCCTGCTCGCGGGCTGTCAGATCGTCACCATCGGCCCGGACGGCAACGTCGTGGCCGAAGCGCAGGAACCTGTCACGATTACGCCCGCAACCTCCGGCATCGGCGCGCTGCTGGTCGCCGAGCGCAAGGCACAGGGCCTCGGCCCGATGGAGGAAAGCCCGCTACTGTCCCGCGTCGCCGAAGCGCACGCGAAGGACATGCTCGCGCGCGGCTATTTCGGTCATGAGAATCCCGAAGGGCAGAGCGCATGGCAGCGCGGCACGGCAGCGGGCTATTGTTCGTTCGTGATTTCCGAAAACCTCGGGGCAGGGGATATCACCCAAGCGGGCATGGTGGCCGAGTGGATGGCATCAAGCGGTCACCGCAAGAACATCCTCGACCCGCGCTTCGCCCGTTATGGCTTTGCCCGTGTCGAGGATTACTGGGTGCTGATGCTGGCTGCTGCCTGCTAG
- the guaD gene encoding guanine deaminase: MTKQLLLGQTLRFSGNPFTADWNTVTHHSRRGGVLVENGKITAVGEGDDLRRDHPDAAITDYGDGLISAGFVDAHMHYPQTGIIASWGKQLIDWLNTYTFPEESRFADAAYAQDVAGRTLDLALAHGTTTLTSFCTIHPESVDAFFGAAADRNMAVIAGKTCMDRNAPDTLRDTAHSAYDDSKALLEKWHGKGRATYCITPRFSPTSTPEQLEALGALWAEHPEVPMQTHLSEQLPELEWVASLFPDCRDYLDTYERFGLLGERGLYGHAIHLTDREKSRLSEVGASVVHCPTSNTFIGSGLFDMMGLSQTKIRIGLATDTGGGSNFSMLRTMGAAYEVGQLRGEAIHPAQLMWLATEGSASALHMSGQIGSLNVGAAADITVLDLASTPAIAQRTNRAEHIWDAIFTTIMMGDDRAIRDVWVAGKKV, encoded by the coding sequence ATGACAAAACAACTCCTTTTGGGGCAGACGCTCCGCTTTTCAGGCAATCCATTTACCGCCGATTGGAACACCGTGACCCACCATTCCCGCAGGGGTGGTGTGCTGGTCGAAAATGGCAAGATCACTGCCGTTGGCGAAGGTGATGACCTGCGCCGTGACCACCCCGATGCCGCCATCACCGATTACGGCGACGGGCTGATTTCGGCGGGCTTTGTCGACGCGCATATGCACTACCCCCAGACAGGCATTATCGCGTCGTGGGGCAAGCAGCTGATCGACTGGCTGAACACCTATACGTTCCCCGAAGAGAGCCGTTTTGCCGATGCCGCCTATGCCCAAGACGTTGCAGGACGCACGCTCGATCTGGCACTGGCGCATGGCACGACGACGCTGACCAGCTTCTGCACGATCCACCCCGAATCCGTGGACGCGTTCTTCGGCGCAGCCGCCGACCGCAATATGGCGGTGATCGCGGGCAAAACCTGCATGGACCGTAACGCGCCTGACACGCTGCGCGACACCGCGCACTCGGCTTATGATGACAGCAAGGCGCTGCTGGAGAAATGGCACGGCAAGGGCCGCGCGACCTACTGTATCACGCCGCGCTTTTCGCCGACCTCGACGCCTGAGCAATTGGAAGCGCTCGGCGCGCTCTGGGCCGAACATCCCGAAGTGCCGATGCAAACCCACCTGTCAGAGCAGTTGCCGGAGCTTGAGTGGGTTGCCTCGCTCTTCCCCGATTGCCGCGATTATCTGGACACTTACGAACGCTTCGGACTGCTGGGCGAGCGCGGCCTCTATGGTCACGCGATCCACCTGACGGACCGCGAGAAGTCCCGACTGTCCGAAGTCGGAGCGTCGGTCGTTCATTGCCCGACCTCCAACACGTTCATCGGCTCGGGCCTGTTCGACATGATGGGCCTGTCGCAGACGAAAATCCGCATCGGCCTTGCCACAGATACGGGCGGCGGATCGAATTTCTCGATGCTTCGGACGATGGGCGCGGCCTATGAGGTCGGCCAGCTGCGCGGCGAGGCGATCCACCCTGCGCAACTGATGTGGCTGGCGACCGAAGGCTCGGCGAGTGCGCTTCACATGAGCGGCCAGATCGGCTCACTCAATGTCGGAGCGGCGGCGGATATCACGGTGCTAGACCTTGCCTCCACTCCCGCGATTGCCCAGCGCACGAACCGCGCCGAGCATATCTGGGACGCGATCTTCACCACAATCATGATGGGCGACGACCGCGCCATTCGCGACGTCTGGGTCGCGGGCAAAAAGGTCTAG
- the mgtE gene encoding magnesium transporter, with amino-acid sequence MTEHLDENEDEAFGVTETLVDEVLEAVEAGDAAQLDQLLDPLHPADIAHLIEQVDASERRDLLNVWNGIDGDILSELDDGIREEIIENLAPSQLADAVRDLESDDVVDLVEYLDEEQQEAVLGALEGADRVVVEKALAYPEESAGRHMQVEVVQAPEHWTVGQMIDYLRSEDVELPDQFYHVILVNPRIKPVAYVTLGRVLSARRDTPLRDIAEESFRTFNIEDPVGDVAHAFNHYHLISAPVVDNDDRLVGVITIDDAMILLDEEHEEDILRLAGVGEGSLTDTVIETTKQRMPWLAVNLITAVLASGVIGLFEDAISAIVALAVLMPIVASMGGNAGTQSLTVAVRAIATRDLTGSNVWRVIRRELLVGAVNGVLFAVVLGIFGFAWFGSPMLGVVLAAAMIINLVVAGLAGTGIPVILEKLGIDPALASGAFVTTMTDVVGFFAFLGLASVVLL; translated from the coding sequence ATGACCGAACACCTTGATGAAAACGAAGACGAGGCATTCGGCGTGACCGAAACGCTCGTGGACGAGGTCCTTGAAGCTGTCGAAGCCGGTGATGCGGCGCAACTCGACCAGCTGCTTGATCCGTTGCACCCAGCCGACATCGCGCACCTGATTGAACAGGTGGACGCCAGCGAGCGCCGCGACCTGCTCAATGTCTGGAACGGCATCGACGGTGACATCCTCTCGGAACTGGATGACGGTATCCGTGAAGAGATCATCGAGAACCTCGCACCGAGCCAGCTGGCCGACGCGGTTCGCGATCTGGAATCGGACGACGTCGTCGATCTTGTCGAATACCTCGACGAAGAACAGCAGGAAGCCGTTCTGGGCGCCCTCGAAGGTGCCGACCGTGTGGTCGTCGAAAAGGCGCTGGCATACCCAGAAGAATCCGCTGGTCGTCACATGCAGGTGGAGGTCGTTCAGGCCCCCGAGCATTGGACCGTCGGCCAGATGATCGACTATTTGCGTTCCGAAGACGTGGAACTGCCCGACCAGTTCTACCACGTCATCCTCGTCAATCCGCGGATCAAGCCTGTGGCCTACGTGACGCTCGGACGTGTTCTATCGGCCCGCCGCGACACACCGCTGCGCGATATCGCCGAAGAAAGCTTCCGCACGTTCAATATCGAAGACCCAGTCGGTGATGTGGCCCATGCGTTCAACCACTACCACCTGATTTCTGCGCCCGTTGTGGACAATGATGACCGTCTGGTTGGTGTCATCACCATCGATGACGCGATGATCCTGCTCGACGAGGAACACGAGGAAGACATCCTCCGCCTCGCCGGTGTGGGTGAAGGCAGCCTGACCGACACCGTCATCGAAACGACGAAGCAGCGTATGCCATGGCTTGCCGTGAACCTGATTACGGCTGTGCTGGCGTCGGGCGTCATCGGCCTGTTCGAGGACGCGATCTCCGCCATCGTGGCGCTCGCGGTGCTAATGCCCATTGTTGCATCAATGGGTGGGAACGCTGGTACGCAGTCGCTGACTGTTGCCGTGCGCGCGATTGCCACCCGTGACCTTACGGGCTCGAACGTCTGGCGTGTTATCCGCCGCGAATTGCTGGTGGGGGCGGTAAACGGCGTTCTATTCGCTGTCGTGCTCGGCATCTTTGGCTTTGCGTGGTTCGGAAGTCCGATGCTCGGCGTGGTGCTCGCTGCCGCAATGATTATCAACCTAGTCGTTGCGGGCCTCGCAGGGACGGGCATTCCTGTCATTCTGGAGAAGCTGGGGATCGACCCCGCGCTGGCTTCGGGAGCATTCGTGACCACCATGACTGACGTTGTAGGGTTCTTCGCCTTCCTTGGCCTCGCGAGCGTGGTTCTGCTGTGA
- a CDS encoding 5-formyltetrahydrofolate cyclo-ligase, which produces MTSLDDQKAAARKAAFARRKVAHQAGLGTSAHLSEILAGYRGVPLAGYMPIRTEIDPIPAMEEAAAHGPVGVPVIMGEAQPLKFRQWEPGCKLVSGPFGAMIPEEGDWIEPEILIVPLVAFSRSGGRLGYGGGFYDRTLELLRSKRATMAIGFAYAAQEDADIPLEPVDQPLDMIVTEAGIIDIP; this is translated from the coding sequence GTGACGTCGCTGGACGACCAGAAAGCCGCTGCCCGTAAGGCGGCTTTTGCCCGCCGCAAGGTCGCGCATCAGGCCGGGCTTGGCACGTCGGCGCATCTGTCCGAGATCCTTGCGGGATATCGCGGTGTGCCGTTGGCAGGCTACATGCCGATCCGCACCGAAATCGACCCGATCCCCGCGATGGAAGAGGCCGCCGCCCACGGGCCGGTTGGCGTTCCGGTCATCATGGGCGAAGCGCAGCCGCTGAAGTTCCGCCAGTGGGAGCCCGGGTGCAAGCTTGTCTCCGGTCCGTTCGGCGCGATGATCCCCGAAGAAGGTGACTGGATCGAGCCGGAAATCCTCATCGTGCCGCTGGTCGCGTTTTCCCGCAGCGGCGGTCGATTGGGGTACGGCGGCGGTTTCTATGATCGCACGCTTGAACTGCTGAGATCGAAGCGCGCGACGATGGCGATCGGGTTCGCCTATGCGGCGCAGGAAGACGCGGATATCCCGCTGGAACCTGTGGATCAACCGCTCGACATGATCGTGACCGAGGCCGGAATTATCGACATCCCGTAG